The Caballeronia sp. SL2Y3 genome includes a window with the following:
- a CDS encoding ABC transporter ATP-binding protein: MASLTLRNINKRYEDTEVMRSVNLDIEDGEFVVFVGPSGCGKSTLMRMIAGLEDISGGDLMIDGARVNDLPPAKRGIAMVFQSYALYPHMTLYDNMAFGLKLAGEKKPAIDAAVKQAAKILHIDHLLDRKPKQLSGGQRQRVAIGRAITRKPKVFLFDEPLSNLDAALRVKMRLEFARLHDDLKTTMIYVTHDQVEAMTLADKIVVLSAGNVEQVGTPNTLYHAPANKFVAGFIGSPKMNFLSGTVAQVQSNGVLVKYETGETQLVGVLPGNAKPGDAVTVGIRPEHLQPMPATSDYGVSASTMTVETLGDAAYLYAETSVAPDGLISRIPPLEKHARGQKLKLGAEPDHCHMFDAAGQAFARNAVQAYLAEHPEVKMPRVQSASA, translated from the coding sequence ATGGCTAGCCTGACGTTACGCAACATCAACAAGCGTTATGAAGACACGGAGGTGATGCGCAGCGTCAACCTCGATATCGAAGACGGCGAGTTCGTCGTGTTCGTGGGGCCGTCGGGCTGCGGCAAGTCCACGCTCATGCGCATGATCGCGGGTCTCGAAGACATCAGCGGCGGCGACCTGATGATCGACGGCGCGCGCGTGAACGACCTGCCGCCCGCGAAGCGCGGCATCGCGATGGTGTTTCAGTCGTACGCGCTCTATCCGCACATGACGCTGTACGACAACATGGCCTTCGGCCTGAAGCTCGCGGGCGAGAAGAAGCCCGCCATCGACGCAGCCGTGAAGCAGGCCGCGAAGATTCTGCATATCGACCATCTGCTCGACCGCAAGCCGAAGCAGCTGTCGGGCGGTCAGCGCCAGCGCGTGGCGATCGGCCGCGCGATCACGCGCAAGCCGAAAGTCTTTCTCTTCGACGAGCCGCTCTCGAATCTCGACGCCGCGCTGCGCGTGAAGATGCGCCTCGAATTCGCGCGCCTTCACGATGATCTCAAGACGACGATGATCTACGTGACGCACGATCAGGTCGAAGCGATGACGCTCGCGGACAAGATCGTCGTGCTGTCGGCGGGCAACGTCGAGCAGGTCGGCACGCCCAACACGCTGTATCACGCGCCGGCGAACAAGTTCGTCGCGGGTTTCATCGGCTCGCCGAAGATGAACTTTCTGTCGGGCACGGTTGCGCAGGTCCAGAGCAACGGCGTGCTCGTCAAGTACGAGACCGGCGAGACGCAATTGGTCGGCGTGCTGCCGGGCAACGCGAAGCCGGGCGATGCGGTGACCGTCGGCATTCGTCCGGAGCACTTGCAGCCGATGCCCGCCACGAGCGACTACGGCGTGTCCGCGAGCACGATGACTGTCGAAACGCTCGGCGATGCCGCTTATCTCTATGCGGAAACATCCGTGGCGCCGGATGGCCTCATCTCGCGGATTCCGCCGCTGGAAAAGCACGCGCGCGGCCAGAAGCTCAAGCTCGGCGCGGAGCCGGACCACTGCCATATGTTCGACGCAGCGGGCCAAGCGTTCGCGCGCAACGCGGTGCAGGCGTATCTCGCGGAGCATCCCGAAGTGAAAATGCCGCGCGTGCAAAGCGCGTCGGCCTGA
- a CDS encoding MOSC domain-containing protein translates to MHVLSELYVYPIKSCAGIALQRAILLETGLKFDRNWMVTDASGGMLTQRTHPRMALIRTAFDGGDLVIDAPGMPTLRTPLDAAALSNAEPMRATVWRDTVDALDTGAQTAQWFSELLGMPARLARFAPQARRNVDQKWTAPLTTHTRFADGFPLLVLGQASLDDLNARLAQKGAPAIAANRFRPNLVVGGLDAYEEDFVEDMLIRADGRDVQLRLVKLCTRCPVPTIDPLTGAPNPEWPHEPLDTMSTYRASAQHDGKLTFGKNAMVIEGEGAMLEAGQAVDAQIAF, encoded by the coding sequence ATGCACGTTCTGAGCGAGCTCTACGTTTATCCGATCAAGTCCTGCGCCGGCATCGCGCTGCAACGCGCGATACTGCTGGAAACCGGTCTCAAATTCGACCGAAACTGGATGGTCACCGACGCGTCGGGCGGCATGCTGACGCAGCGCACGCATCCGCGCATGGCGCTGATCCGCACGGCGTTCGACGGCGGCGATCTCGTCATCGACGCGCCCGGCATGCCGACGCTGCGCACGCCGCTGGATGCTGCCGCGCTGTCGAATGCCGAACCGATGCGCGCGACCGTCTGGCGCGATACCGTCGATGCGCTCGACACCGGCGCGCAGACTGCGCAATGGTTCAGCGAACTGCTGGGCATGCCCGCGCGCCTCGCGCGCTTCGCACCGCAGGCGCGGCGCAACGTCGACCAAAAGTGGACCGCGCCGCTCACTACGCACACGCGCTTCGCCGATGGTTTCCCGCTGCTCGTCCTTGGCCAGGCATCGCTCGACGATCTCAATGCACGACTCGCGCAGAAGGGCGCGCCCGCCATTGCCGCGAACCGTTTCCGCCCGAATCTCGTGGTCGGCGGGCTCGATGCCTACGAGGAAGATTTCGTCGAAGACATGCTGATTCGCGCGGACGGCCGCGACGTGCAACTGCGCCTCGTCAAGCTCTGCACGCGCTGCCCGGTGCCGACCATCGACCCACTCACCGGCGCACCGAATCCCGAGTGGCCGCACGAACCGCTCGACACCATGAGCACGTACCGCGCAAGCGCGCAGCACGACGGCAAGCTCACGTTCGGCAAGAACGCGATGGTGATCGAAGGCGAGGGCGCGATGCTCGAAGCGGGCCAAGCGGTGGACGCGCAGATCGCGTTCTAA
- a CDS encoding sugar-binding transcriptional regulator translates to MPKSTEKLDLATRAAWLYYVAGNTQNEIAEKLQISRPVAQRLVAFAVEKNLIRVRVDHRIADCLSLAKQLCDRYGLAMCEVVPIDGDSKEQVDRKLAVAGAQVMERYLVDEKPIVVSIGSGRTLKAVVEQIGQIDRPQHRFVSMVGAIAQDGSSNRYDVAQQLSEKTGGKHFMLPAPLMADNEAERAQWVNHRLYRIVDELAQKADVAFVGIGNVGINCPLHQDGFITRAEVDEMMKAGAVAEWLGLPIDVNGKRVQSKTGARVTSLKLDAPPKRPTIGFAGGERKREALIAALKGQWLSGLVTDELCAKAALDA, encoded by the coding sequence GTGCCTAAATCAACCGAAAAACTCGACCTGGCGACCCGCGCGGCGTGGCTCTACTACGTCGCCGGCAACACGCAGAACGAGATCGCCGAGAAGCTCCAGATCTCGCGTCCCGTGGCGCAGCGGCTCGTCGCGTTCGCGGTGGAGAAGAATCTGATCCGCGTGCGGGTGGATCACCGCATCGCGGATTGCCTGTCGCTCGCGAAGCAGCTGTGCGACCGCTATGGCCTCGCGATGTGCGAAGTGGTGCCCATCGACGGCGACTCGAAAGAGCAAGTGGACCGCAAGCTCGCCGTCGCGGGCGCGCAGGTCATGGAGCGCTATCTGGTCGATGAGAAGCCGATCGTCGTGTCCATCGGCAGCGGGCGCACGCTGAAGGCGGTCGTCGAGCAGATCGGACAGATCGACCGCCCGCAGCATCGCTTCGTGTCGATGGTCGGCGCGATCGCGCAGGACGGATCATCGAATCGCTACGACGTCGCGCAGCAGCTATCGGAGAAGACGGGCGGCAAGCACTTCATGCTGCCTGCGCCGCTCATGGCCGACAACGAAGCCGAGCGCGCGCAATGGGTCAATCACCGGCTGTACCGTATCGTCGATGAACTCGCGCAGAAAGCCGACGTGGCGTTCGTCGGCATCGGCAATGTGGGCATCAATTGCCCGCTGCATCAGGACGGCTTCATTACGCGCGCCGAAGTGGACGAGATGATGAAGGCGGGCGCCGTCGCGGAATGGCTCGGCTTGCCGATCGACGTGAACGGCAAGCGCGTGCAGTCGAAGACCGGCGCGCGCGTCACGAGCCTGAAGCTCGACGCGCCGCCGAAGCGGCCGACCATCGGCTTCGCGGGCGGCGAACGCAAGCGCGAAGCGTTGATCGCGGCGCTCAAGGGCCAGTGGCTGTCGGGACTCGTGACCGACGAGCTTTGCGCGAAAGCCGCGCTCGACGCGTGA
- the xylB gene encoding xylulokinase, translating into MYLGIDLGTSEVKVLLLASDGSVIGTAGTPFTVSRPKPRWSEQNPLDWWEGTRAALFQLREKFPSEFAQVRGIGLSGQMHGAVLLDSSDRVLRPAILWNDMRSDKECAELYERAPNLHEIAGNLAMPGFTAPKLLWVAHNEPAIFNQTACVLLPKDYLRMHLTGTKVSDPSDAAGTLWLDVARRDWSDELLAACGMSRQQMPSLAEGSEPSGTLRPGLAAELGLRDDVVVAAGGGDNAASAVGIGATEPGDGFLSLGTSGVLCVVGDRFRPNPASAVHAFCHAIPDRWHQMSVVLSAASCLRWVCKLTSTDEPTLLAEVEALPPDALATAPLFLPYLSGERTPHNDPYAQGVFFGMTHATDRALLGYSVLEGVTLALTDGLDALQSAGTQTRALSMLGGGARSAYWGQMFADAFDTPTRTHGGGETGAALGAARLGWLAAGGDPSVVLAKPAVKQEFTPNGERHQALRQRLKSFRELYRHVRPLFDPARPRLA; encoded by the coding sequence ATGTACTTAGGCATCGACCTCGGCACCTCCGAAGTGAAAGTGCTGCTGCTCGCGAGCGACGGCAGCGTCATCGGCACGGCGGGCACGCCGTTCACCGTCTCGCGTCCGAAGCCGCGCTGGTCGGAACAGAATCCCCTCGACTGGTGGGAAGGCACGCGCGCCGCGCTTTTTCAGTTGCGCGAGAAGTTTCCGTCGGAGTTCGCGCAGGTTCGCGGCATCGGCCTGTCCGGTCAGATGCACGGCGCGGTGCTCCTCGATTCGAGCGATCGCGTGCTGCGTCCCGCGATTCTCTGGAACGACATGCGCAGCGACAAGGAATGCGCCGAGCTCTACGAGCGCGCGCCGAACCTGCATGAAATCGCCGGCAATCTCGCGATGCCCGGCTTCACCGCGCCCAAGCTGCTGTGGGTCGCGCACAACGAACCCGCCATCTTTAACCAGACCGCGTGCGTGCTGCTGCCGAAGGACTATCTGCGCATGCATCTCACGGGCACGAAGGTGTCCGATCCATCGGATGCCGCCGGCACGCTCTGGCTCGACGTCGCGCGCCGCGACTGGTCCGACGAGCTGCTCGCCGCGTGCGGCATGTCGCGTCAGCAGATGCCGTCGCTCGCGGAAGGCAGCGAGCCGTCGGGCACGCTGCGGCCCGGGCTTGCCGCAGAACTCGGCTTGCGCGATGACGTCGTCGTGGCGGCGGGCGGCGGCGACAACGCCGCGAGCGCGGTCGGCATCGGCGCGACGGAACCGGGCGATGGCTTCCTGTCGCTCGGCACCTCGGGCGTGCTGTGCGTGGTCGGCGACCGCTTCCGGCCGAATCCGGCCTCCGCCGTGCATGCGTTCTGTCATGCGATTCCGGACCGCTGGCATCAGATGAGCGTGGTGCTGTCGGCCGCAAGCTGCCTGCGCTGGGTCTGCAAGCTGACGTCCACCGACGAGCCCACGCTGCTCGCCGAAGTCGAGGCGTTGCCTCCCGACGCGCTCGCGACCGCCCCGCTCTTTCTGCCGTATCTGAGCGGCGAGCGCACGCCACATAACGACCCGTACGCGCAAGGCGTGTTCTTCGGCATGACGCACGCCACCGACCGCGCGCTGCTCGGCTACTCGGTGCTCGAAGGCGTGACGCTCGCGCTCACGGACGGGCTGGATGCACTGCAATCCGCGGGCACGCAGACGCGCGCATTGTCGATGCTCGGCGGCGGCGCGAGAAGCGCATACTGGGGCCAAATGTTCGCCGATGCCTTCGATACCCCGACGCGCACGCACGGCGGCGGCGAAACCGGCGCGGCGCTGGGCGCAGCGCGCTTAGGCTGGCTGGCGGCGGGCGGCGATCCGTCGGTCGTGCTCGCCAAACCGGCGGTGAAGCAGGAGTTCACGCCGAACGGCGAACGGCATCAGGCCTTGCGTCAGCGGCTGAAGAGCTTCCGGGAGCTGTATCGGCACGTGCGGCCGCTGTTCGATCCGGCGCGCCCACGCCTGGCGTAG
- the dalD gene encoding D-arabinitol 4-dehydrogenase: protein MSSVSSEGTASANVILHIGAGSFHRAHQAWYLHKLIESGDADWSLAVGNIRGDMNAVLDALAAQHGEYTLETVTPQGEREYEVVRSIKKVVPWSADLGELIATGAAPACKIVSFTVTEGGYYLDEHDKLDTANPDLAADLNGAKTTIYGALAAILEARMQNNAGKVSLQNCDNLRSNGDRFKAGMLEFLQRRGQTALRDWMIANTSCPNAMVDRITPRPTPDVAERVKAATGFDDRAPVMGEKFIQWVIEDNFCAGRPAWEKVGAEMVQSVHPYEEAKIRILNASHSCIAWAGTLVGLQYIHEGTQDMEIRALAEAYVTEDVIPCLTPSPIDLAKYRDVVLDRFSNPYIKDTNQRVAADGFSKLPGFIAPTLSECFARGIDPNATAMLPALFFRFLERWHEGKLPYTYQDGVMDPAVAHGFFTAADPIKAFTGDKLLWGSMAQSESLERVMRAAVARVDAWLANRP, encoded by the coding sequence ATGAGCAGCGTATCCAGCGAAGGCACGGCGAGCGCGAACGTGATCCTGCATATCGGCGCGGGGTCGTTTCATCGCGCGCATCAGGCGTGGTATCTGCACAAGCTGATCGAATCGGGCGATGCGGACTGGTCGCTCGCCGTCGGCAACATTCGCGGCGACATGAACGCCGTGCTCGACGCGCTCGCCGCGCAACACGGCGAGTACACGCTGGAAACGGTCACGCCGCAAGGCGAGCGCGAGTACGAAGTCGTGCGCTCCATCAAGAAGGTCGTGCCGTGGTCGGCGGATCTCGGCGAGCTGATCGCGACCGGCGCCGCGCCCGCCTGCAAGATCGTCTCGTTCACCGTGACCGAAGGCGGCTATTACCTCGACGAGCACGACAAGCTCGACACCGCCAACCCCGATCTCGCCGCCGACCTCAACGGCGCGAAAACGACCATCTACGGCGCGCTTGCGGCGATCCTCGAAGCGCGCATGCAGAACAATGCGGGAAAGGTCTCGCTCCAAAACTGCGACAACCTGCGCAGCAACGGCGACCGCTTCAAGGCCGGCATGCTCGAATTCCTGCAACGGCGCGGACAGACGGCGCTGCGCGACTGGATGATCGCGAACACGTCGTGTCCGAACGCAATGGTCGACCGCATCACGCCGCGCCCGACGCCCGATGTCGCCGAGCGCGTGAAGGCGGCCACCGGCTTCGACGATCGCGCGCCCGTGATGGGCGAGAAGTTCATCCAGTGGGTCATCGAAGACAACTTCTGCGCGGGACGTCCGGCGTGGGAAAAAGTCGGCGCGGAGATGGTGCAGTCCGTGCATCCGTACGAGGAGGCGAAGATCCGCATTCTCAACGCGAGCCATAGCTGCATCGCGTGGGCGGGCACGCTCGTCGGCCTCCAATACATTCACGAAGGCACGCAGGACATGGAGATTCGCGCGCTCGCCGAAGCCTATGTCACCGAAGACGTGATTCCGTGCCTCACGCCGAGCCCGATCGACCTCGCGAAGTATCGCGACGTGGTGCTCGACCGCTTCAGCAATCCGTATATCAAGGACACGAACCAGCGCGTCGCCGCCGACGGCTTCTCGAAGCTGCCCGGCTTCATCGCGCCGACGCTCTCGGAATGCTTCGCGCGCGGCATCGATCCGAACGCCACGGCCATGCTTCCCGCGCTCTTTTTCCGCTTCCTCGAACGCTGGCACGAAGGCAAGCTGCCGTACACGTATCAGGACGGCGTGATGGACCCGGCCGTCGCGCACGGCTTCTTCACGGCAGCCGATCCGATCAAGGCGTTCACCGGCGACAAGCTGCTCTGGGGCAGCATGGCGCAAAGCGAAAGCCTCGAACGCGTGATGCGCGCGGCCGTCGCGCGCGTCGATGCGTGGCTCGCGAACCGTCCATGA
- a CDS encoding FGGY-family carbohydrate kinase produces MDYVIGIDIGTQSTKALVVDTEGAIVAQHSSAYHPDTPKPLWAEQWPSVWFDAVTECIAGCVGKTKAQGIDARQIKALCVSSLYGGSGIPVDEHMEALHPCLIWMDRRATAEVEWVREHVDVPRLEAITGNGVDSYYGFTKMLWLREHRPDVWQKTRYLLPPNAFVIQRLTGELAVDHSSAGNLGGVYDVNARAWSHEALDMLGIPASMMPERLVESSEVVGGLLPQWAEKLGLAANTPVVAGGVDAAVATFAAGVTQAGHHVAMIGTSMCWGYVNQTVDARHGLVSMPHVYNGKRDLYVFGGASTAGACVAWYRDQFCQAEIEAAKATPHGDPHRLLEEAASNVAAGADGVVFLPYLMGERSPVWDAHASGTFVGLNLFHTRATLYRAVLEGVAFALRHNMEAGRRGAQSLDDRLIVVGGAAHSDLWMQIIADVTGFPVLSIEQEVEAAMGAALLAALGAGLISRETAEGGWVTLVERAKPDAARQRVYDARFGVYLDLYPALKDAMHRLRDA; encoded by the coding sequence ATGGACTATGTGATCGGCATCGACATCGGCACGCAGAGCACGAAGGCGCTCGTCGTCGATACGGAAGGCGCGATCGTCGCGCAGCATTCGAGCGCCTACCATCCGGATACGCCCAAGCCGCTCTGGGCCGAGCAATGGCCGTCCGTCTGGTTCGACGCGGTGACCGAGTGCATCGCCGGATGCGTCGGGAAGACGAAGGCGCAGGGCATCGACGCGCGGCAGATCAAGGCGCTGTGCGTGAGCAGCCTCTACGGCGGATCGGGCATTCCGGTGGACGAGCATATGGAGGCGCTTCATCCGTGCCTCATCTGGATGGATCGCCGCGCCACCGCCGAAGTCGAATGGGTGCGCGAGCACGTCGACGTGCCGCGCCTCGAAGCGATCACCGGCAACGGCGTGGACAGCTACTACGGCTTCACGAAGATGCTGTGGCTGCGCGAGCATCGCCCGGATGTCTGGCAGAAGACGCGCTATTTGCTGCCGCCCAACGCCTTCGTGATTCAGCGGCTCACGGGCGAGCTCGCCGTCGATCACAGTTCGGCGGGCAATCTCGGCGGCGTGTACGACGTCAACGCACGCGCGTGGTCGCATGAAGCACTCGATATGCTCGGCATTCCCGCTTCGATGATGCCCGAGCGTCTCGTCGAATCGTCCGAGGTGGTCGGCGGGCTTTTGCCGCAATGGGCCGAGAAGCTCGGGCTCGCCGCGAACACGCCGGTCGTCGCGGGCGGCGTCGATGCGGCCGTCGCCACGTTCGCCGCGGGCGTCACGCAGGCGGGCCACCACGTGGCGATGATCGGCACGAGCATGTGCTGGGGCTACGTCAACCAGACGGTCGATGCGCGGCACGGCCTCGTTTCGATGCCGCACGTCTACAACGGCAAGCGCGATCTCTACGTGTTCGGCGGCGCGAGCACGGCGGGCGCATGCGTCGCGTGGTATCGGGACCAGTTCTGTCAGGCGGAAATCGAAGCCGCGAAAGCGACGCCGCACGGCGACCCGCATCGGCTGCTGGAGGAAGCGGCGTCGAACGTCGCGGCGGGCGCGGACGGCGTCGTGTTCCTGCCGTATCTGATGGGCGAGCGCAGCCCCGTGTGGGACGCGCACGCGAGCGGCACCTTCGTCGGCCTGAATCTCTTTCATACGCGCGCCACGCTGTATCGCGCGGTGCTGGAAGGCGTCGCGTTCGCGCTCAGGCACAACATGGAAGCGGGGCGGCGCGGTGCGCAATCGCTGGATGACCGGCTGATCGTCGTCGGCGGCGCGGCGCATTCGGATCTGTGGATGCAGATCATCGCGGACGTGACCGGCTTTCCGGTCTTGTCGATCGAACAGGAAGTGGAAGCCGCGATGGGCGCGGCGCTGCTCGCGGCGCTCGGCGCGGGGCTGATCTCGCGCGAAACGGCCGAGGGCGGCTGGGTCACGCTCGTCGAGCGCGCGAAGCCCGATGCCGCGCGGCAACGCGTGTACGACGCGCGGTTCGGTGTGTATCTCGACCTTTATCCCGCGCTCAAGGACGCGATGCATCGGCTGCGCGACGCCTGA